A genomic stretch from Serratia entomophila includes:
- a CDS encoding glutathione S-transferase, whose protein sequence is MKLIGTYTSPFVRKISVLLLEKGIAFEFVNDVPYEAGSKVVEHNPLAKVPVLVTDEGEVFYDSPVVAEYLELLAVAPAFLPADRGAALRIRQVEALADGVTEAAATLFRESKRAPEKQDENWILRQRDKLSHGLDALEKLAREKTLLNAEQLTLADIATGCALGYLNFRRILPNWCVERPALVKLADRLFARQSFARTLPP, encoded by the coding sequence ATGAAGCTTATCGGCACCTACACCAGTCCTTTTGTTCGCAAGATCTCCGTGCTGCTGCTGGAGAAAGGCATCGCCTTCGAGTTCGTTAACGACGTGCCCTACGAGGCGGGCAGCAAGGTGGTTGAGCACAATCCGCTCGCCAAGGTGCCGGTGCTGGTGACCGACGAGGGCGAGGTGTTCTACGACTCGCCGGTGGTGGCCGAATACCTTGAGCTGCTGGCGGTGGCGCCGGCGTTTTTACCCGCCGACCGTGGCGCGGCGTTGCGCATTCGGCAGGTGGAGGCGCTGGCCGACGGCGTCACAGAGGCGGCCGCCACGCTGTTTCGCGAAAGCAAGCGCGCGCCGGAAAAGCAGGATGAAAACTGGATACTGCGCCAGCGCGACAAACTGTCGCACGGGCTCGACGCGCTGGAAAAGCTGGCGCGGGAAAAAACGCTGCTGAACGCCGAGCAGCTGACGCTGGCGGATATCGCCACCGGCTGCGCGCTGGGCTACCTGAACTTCCGCCGCATTTTGCCCAACTGGTGCGTCGAACGCCCGGCGCTGGTCAAGCTGGCCGACCGCCTGTTCGCCCGCCAGAGCTTCGCCCGCACCCTGCCGCCCTGA
- a CDS encoding DcrB/PsbP domain-containing protein encodes MLKTIAKLTAVAVLAIGLAACDNKDDAKPEVPKPDAKPTVAQPAPPPPMVETKPAPPPGLSVSLQKGKITFELPPGFSDQTENSGIINDSMSTIQRFLDGRSRQSAVSSEVIPPDGMKLNGSDKMLKELSQSALSVLADRYQNIQTTKEENFTVGKQKFHRVDTEQTISGQKVVSTIMLTVINKRVVTLQMLSPAKAPEVHQALVQRVIDTLAVK; translated from the coding sequence ATGTTGAAGACCATTGCAAAATTGACCGCGGTTGCCGTGCTGGCGATCGGACTGGCGGCCTGCGACAACAAGGACGACGCCAAGCCCGAGGTGCCGAAGCCCGACGCCAAACCGACCGTAGCGCAGCCTGCGCCGCCGCCGCCGATGGTGGAAACCAAACCTGCGCCGCCGCCAGGGCTGAGCGTGTCGCTGCAAAAGGGCAAAATCACCTTTGAACTGCCGCCGGGCTTCAGCGATCAGACCGAGAACAGCGGCATCATCAACGACAGCATGTCCACCATTCAGCGCTTCCTCGACGGCAGGTCGCGCCAGAGCGCGGTGTCTTCCGAAGTGATCCCGCCGGACGGCATGAAGCTCAACGGCAGCGACAAGATGCTGAAGGAGCTGTCGCAGAGCGCCCTCAGCGTGCTGGCCGACCGCTATCAGAATATCCAGACCACCAAAGAAGAGAATTTCACCGTCGGCAAACAGAAATTCCATCGGGTGGATACCGAGCAGACCATCAGCGGGCAAAAGGTGGTGTCCACCATTATGCTGACGGTGATCAACAAGCGCGTCGTCACGCTGCAAATGCTGTCGCCGGCCAAAGCGCCGGAGGTGCACCAGGCGCTGGTGCAGCGGGTTATTGACACCCTGGCGGTGAAATAA
- the fdhE gene encoding formate dehydrogenase accessory protein FdhE: MSIRIVPKEQLGAQREKSTTAETIPPLLFANLKSLYSRRAERLRQLALDNPLGDYLNFAAQLAEAQHHALHDNPLQLDLTEALQQGAASGKPPLDLSVYPRSEHWRLLLASLIAELRPQAPEHILAVLDNLEKASVHELELMADALLNREFSRVGSEKAPFIWAALSLYWAQMASLIPGKARAEYGENRQFCPVCGSIPVASMVHIGTVNGLRYLHCNLCESEWHVVRIKCSNCEQTRDLNYWSLDSEQAAVKAESCGDCGTYLKILYQEKDPKVEAVADDLASLVLDARMEDEGFGRSSINPFLFPAE; encoded by the coding sequence ATGAGCATCCGCATCGTTCCTAAAGAGCAGTTAGGGGCACAGCGCGAGAAGTCCACAACGGCGGAAACCATCCCGCCGTTACTTTTCGCCAATTTGAAAAGCCTGTACAGCCGCCGGGCGGAACGCCTGCGCCAGTTGGCGCTCGACAACCCGCTGGGCGACTACCTGAACTTCGCCGCCCAACTGGCCGAAGCGCAGCACCATGCGCTGCACGACAACCCGCTGCAGCTCGATCTGACCGAAGCGCTGCAGCAGGGCGCCGCCAGCGGCAAGCCGCCGCTCGATCTGAGCGTTTACCCGCGCAGCGAACACTGGCGGCTGCTGCTCGCCTCGCTGATCGCCGAGCTGCGCCCGCAGGCGCCGGAGCACATTCTGGCAGTGCTGGACAACCTGGAAAAAGCCTCGGTGCATGAGCTGGAGCTGATGGCCGACGCCTTGCTCAACCGCGAATTCAGCCGGGTCGGCAGCGAGAAGGCGCCCTTTATCTGGGCCGCGCTGTCGCTCTATTGGGCGCAGATGGCCAGCCTGATCCCCGGCAAGGCGCGCGCCGAATACGGCGAAAATCGCCAGTTTTGCCCGGTGTGCGGCAGCATTCCGGTTGCCAGCATGGTGCATATCGGCACCGTCAACGGCCTGCGCTACCTGCATTGCAACCTGTGCGAGAGCGAATGGCACGTGGTGCGGATTAAATGCAGCAACTGCGAACAAACCCGCGATCTCAACTACTGGTCGCTGGACAGCGAGCAGGCGGCGGTGAAGGCGGAAAGCTGCGGCGACTGCGGCACCTACCTGAAAATCCTGTATCAGGAAAAGGATCCCAAGGTGGAAGCGGTGGCCGACGATCTGGCGTCGCTGGTGCTGGACGCCAGAATGGAAGACGAAGGTTTTGGCCGCAGCAGCATTAATCCGTTCCTGTTCCCGGCGGAATGA
- the fdoI gene encoding formate dehydrogenase cytochrome b556 subunit: MRKEKRIQRYSAPERINHWIVAFCFVFAAISGLGFFFPSFNWLMNIFGTPQLARILHPFVGVIMFAAFLIMFLRYWKENLINREDILWAKNIHKIAMNEEVGDTGRYNFGQKCVFWAAIISLVLLLASGVVIWRPYFAPSFPIPLIRIALLVHSLAAVGLIIVIMVHIYAALWVKGTITAMVEGWVPAAWAKKHHPRWYREVREKQQEDKP; encoded by the coding sequence ATGAGAAAGGAAAAGCGCATTCAGCGTTACAGCGCGCCGGAGCGGATCAACCACTGGATAGTGGCGTTCTGTTTCGTGTTCGCCGCCATCAGCGGGCTGGGGTTCTTTTTCCCGTCCTTCAACTGGCTGATGAACATCTTCGGTACGCCGCAGCTGGCGCGCATTCTGCACCCCTTCGTCGGGGTTATCATGTTTGCCGCCTTCCTGATCATGTTCCTGCGTTACTGGAAGGAAAACCTGATCAACCGCGAGGATATCCTCTGGGCCAAGAACATCCACAAAATCGCCATGAACGAGGAAGTGGGTGACACCGGGCGCTATAATTTCGGGCAGAAATGCGTATTCTGGGCGGCAATCATCAGCCTGGTGCTGCTGCTGGCCAGCGGCGTGGTGATCTGGCGGCCGTACTTCGCGCCGTCGTTCCCGATACCGCTGATCCGCATCGCGCTGCTGGTGCATTCGCTGGCGGCGGTCGGCCTGATCATCGTGATTATGGTGCACATTTACGCCGCGCTTTGGGTAAAAGGCACCATTACCGCGATGGTCGAAGGCTGGGTGCCGGCGGCCTGGGCCAAGAAACATCATCCGCGCTGGTACCGTGAGGTCCGCGAGAAACAACAGGAAGACAAACCCTGA